The following coding sequences lie in one Oryctolagus cuniculus chromosome 7, mOryCun1.1, whole genome shotgun sequence genomic window:
- the CATSPER4 gene encoding cation channel sperm-associated protein 4 isoform X10, translating into MTDNQKALWLQWKDTANVKYLNILRPTHDPYIRPEEQVLINRWDIMNKNDAWDMQEFITRMYIKQLLRHPAFQLGLALLLVVNGITIALRTNSTLDQKHYELFSTIDDVVLTILFCEVLLGWFNGFWIFWKDGWNILNFLIVFILLLGFFIEELNANAITYTLRAIRLLHVCMAVEPLARIIRVILQSVPDLANIMALVLFFMLVFSVFGVTLFGSFVPKHFQNMQVALYTLFICITQDGWLDIYSDFQMEKREYAMEVGGAIYFAIFITMGAFIGINLFVVVVTTNLEQMMKAGEQGQQRQITFSEPGAEEEDESAELQLVHCAVARQETSGLPQEPLVGGPLFNLSEKTCDNFCLVLEAIQENLMQYKEIRDELNTIVEEVRSIRFNQEQEEELMHRHLSLSLSFETGSSMDIREVAHQQDLVTALVNRERVHESTTNMLLNKQKSSR; encoded by the exons ATGACGGATAACCAGAAGGCCCTGTGGCTGCAATGGAAGGACACCGCCAACGTCAAGTATCTGAACATCCTG AGGCCCACGCACGATCCCTACATCCGGCCCGAGGAGCAGGTGCTCATCAACCGCTGGGACATCATGAACAAAAAC gaCGCCTGGGACATGCAGGAGTTCATCACTCGCATGTACATCAAGCAGCTGCTGCGACACCCGGCCttccagctggggctggccctgctgctggTGGTCAACGGCATCACCATTGCTCTGCGCACCAACTCTACCCTTGACCAG AAACACTATGAGTTGTTCTCTACCATAGATGACGTTGTGCTGACCATCCTTTTCTGTGAGGTTCTCCTCGGCTGGTTCAATGGCTTCTGGATTTTTTGGAAG GATGGCTGGAACATTCTCAACTTCCTTATCGTCTTTATCTTGCTCTTGGGGTTCTTCATTGAAGAACTCAATGCCAACGCTATCACCTACACCCTCAG GGCAATCCGTCTGCTACACGTGTGCATGGCGGTGGAGCCCCTGGCCCGGATCATCCGTGTCATCCTGCAGTCGGTGCCCGACTTGGCCAATATCATGGCCCTCGTCCTCTTCTTCATGTTG GTGTTCTCGGTGTTTGGCGTCACGCTCTTTGGCTCGTTCGTGCCTAAGCATTTCCAGAACATGCAGGTTGCCCTGTACACCCTCTTCATCTGCATCACCCAGGATGGCTGGCTGGACATCTACAGTGACTTCCA GATGGAGAAGAGGGAGTATGCAATGGAGGTTGGGGGCGCCATCTACTTTGCCATCTTCATCACCATGGGTGCCTTCATTGGCATCAACCTGTTCGTCGTCGTGGTGACCACCAATCTGGAGCAAATGATGAAGGCAGGAGAGCAGGGGCAGCAGCGTCAAATAACCTTCAGTGAG CCCGGCGCGGAGGAGGAAGACGAGAGCGCagagctgcagctggtgcactgcgcggTCGCCCGCCAGGAGACGTCTGGTCTCCCCCAGGAGCCGCTGGTGGGGGGCCCGCTGTTCAACCTCTCAGAAAAAACCTGTGACAATTTCTGCCTGGTGCTCGAGGCGATCCAGGAGAACCTGATGCAGTACAAGGAGATCCGCGATGAGCTCAACAC GATCGTGGAGGAGGTGCGCTCCATTCGCTTCaaccaggagcaggaggaggagctgatGCACAGACACTTGTCCCTGAGCCTGTCGTTCGAGACTGGGTCCTCCATGGACATCCGCGAGGTGGCTCACCAGCAAGACTTGGTCACTGCGCTGGTGAACCGCGAACGG GTCCATGAGTCTACCACAAATATGCTCCTGAACAAACAAAAGAGTAGCCGCTGA
- the CATSPER4 gene encoding cation channel sperm-associated protein 4 isoform X8 — MTDNQKALWLQWKDTANVKYLNILRPTHDPYIRPEEQVLINRWDIMNKNDAWDMQEFITRMYIKQLLRHPAFQLGLALLLVVNGITIALRTNSTLDQKHYELFSTIDDVVLTILFCEVLLGWFNGFWIFWKNSMPTLSPTPSGELGALEKSGEPVWNLGLRWGRHYQLGASSASLGSRWGREEDGVREGMRDPPERLCHRAIRLLHVCMAVEPLARIIRVILQSVPDLANIMALVLFFMLVFSVFGVTLFGSFVPKHFQNMQVALYTLFICITQDGWLDIYSDFQMEKREYAMEVGGAIYFAIFITMGAFIGINLFVVVVTTNLEQMMKAGEQGQQRQITFSEPGAEEEDESAELQLVHCAVARQETSGLPQEPLVGGPLFNLSEKTCDNFCLVLEAIQENLMQYKEIRDELNTIVEEVRSIRFNQEQEEELMHRHLSLSLSFETGSSMDIREVAHQQDLVTALVNRERVHESTTNMLLNKQKSSR, encoded by the exons ATGACGGATAACCAGAAGGCCCTGTGGCTGCAATGGAAGGACACCGCCAACGTCAAGTATCTGAACATCCTG AGGCCCACGCACGATCCCTACATCCGGCCCGAGGAGCAGGTGCTCATCAACCGCTGGGACATCATGAACAAAAAC gaCGCCTGGGACATGCAGGAGTTCATCACTCGCATGTACATCAAGCAGCTGCTGCGACACCCGGCCttccagctggggctggccctgctgctggTGGTCAACGGCATCACCATTGCTCTGCGCACCAACTCTACCCTTGACCAG AAACACTATGAGTTGTTCTCTACCATAGATGACGTTGTGCTGACCATCCTTTTCTGTGAGGTTCTCCTCGGCTGGTTCAATGGCTTCTGGATTTTTTGGAAG AACTCAATGCCAACGCTATCACCTACACCCTCAGGTGAGCTGGGAGCTCTGGAGAAAAGCGGGGAACCAGTCTGGAACCTGGGGCTGAGATGGGGGCGTCACTACCAGCTGGGGGCCAGCTCTGCTTCtctgggcagcaggtggggcagggaggaggatggGGTCCGGGAGGGGATGAGGGACCCCCCTGAGAGGCTGTGCCACAGGGCAATCCGTCTGCTACACGTGTGCATGGCGGTGGAGCCCCTGGCCCGGATCATCCGTGTCATCCTGCAGTCGGTGCCCGACTTGGCCAATATCATGGCCCTCGTCCTCTTCTTCATGTTG GTGTTCTCGGTGTTTGGCGTCACGCTCTTTGGCTCGTTCGTGCCTAAGCATTTCCAGAACATGCAGGTTGCCCTGTACACCCTCTTCATCTGCATCACCCAGGATGGCTGGCTGGACATCTACAGTGACTTCCA GATGGAGAAGAGGGAGTATGCAATGGAGGTTGGGGGCGCCATCTACTTTGCCATCTTCATCACCATGGGTGCCTTCATTGGCATCAACCTGTTCGTCGTCGTGGTGACCACCAATCTGGAGCAAATGATGAAGGCAGGAGAGCAGGGGCAGCAGCGTCAAATAACCTTCAGTGAG CCCGGCGCGGAGGAGGAAGACGAGAGCGCagagctgcagctggtgcactgcgcggTCGCCCGCCAGGAGACGTCTGGTCTCCCCCAGGAGCCGCTGGTGGGGGGCCCGCTGTTCAACCTCTCAGAAAAAACCTGTGACAATTTCTGCCTGGTGCTCGAGGCGATCCAGGAGAACCTGATGCAGTACAAGGAGATCCGCGATGAGCTCAACAC GATCGTGGAGGAGGTGCGCTCCATTCGCTTCaaccaggagcaggaggaggagctgatGCACAGACACTTGTCCCTGAGCCTGTCGTTCGAGACTGGGTCCTCCATGGACATCCGCGAGGTGGCTCACCAGCAAGACTTGGTCACTGCGCTGGTGAACCGCGAACGG GTCCATGAGTCTACCACAAATATGCTCCTGAACAAACAAAAGAGTAGCCGCTGA
- the CATSPER4 gene encoding cation channel sperm-associated protein 4 isoform X7 has translation MTDNQKALWLQWKDTANVKYLNILRPTHDPYIRPEEQVLINRWDIMNKNDAWDMQEFITRMYIKQLLRHPAFQLGLALLLVVNGITIALRTNSTLDQKHYELFSTIDDVVLTILFCEVLLGWFNGFWIFWKNSMPTLSPTPSGELGALEKSGEPVWNLGLRWGRHYQLGASSASLGSRWGREEDGVREGMRDPPERLCHRAIRLLHVCMAVEPLARIIRVILQSVPDLANIMALVLFFMLVFSVFGVTLFGSFVPKHFQNMQVALYTLFICITQDGWLDIYSDFQMEKREYAMEVGGAIYFAIFITMGAFIGINLFVVVVTTNLEQMMKAGEQGQQRQITFSEPGAEEEDESAELQLVHCAVARQETSGLPQEPLVGGPLFNLSEKTCDNFCLVLEAIQENLMQYKEIRDELNTYGAGWGWEPARQDRVAPPLLRDPHQSGEVTCPARTHPSRAGWRRSGNPDLGVPPTYGRASGLRREEVGGTHCRCAPRIVEEVRSIRFNQEQEEELMHRHLSLSLSFETGSSMDIREVAHQQDLVTALVNRERVHESTTNMLLNKQKSSR, from the exons ATGACGGATAACCAGAAGGCCCTGTGGCTGCAATGGAAGGACACCGCCAACGTCAAGTATCTGAACATCCTG AGGCCCACGCACGATCCCTACATCCGGCCCGAGGAGCAGGTGCTCATCAACCGCTGGGACATCATGAACAAAAAC gaCGCCTGGGACATGCAGGAGTTCATCACTCGCATGTACATCAAGCAGCTGCTGCGACACCCGGCCttccagctggggctggccctgctgctggTGGTCAACGGCATCACCATTGCTCTGCGCACCAACTCTACCCTTGACCAG AAACACTATGAGTTGTTCTCTACCATAGATGACGTTGTGCTGACCATCCTTTTCTGTGAGGTTCTCCTCGGCTGGTTCAATGGCTTCTGGATTTTTTGGAAG AACTCAATGCCAACGCTATCACCTACACCCTCAGGTGAGCTGGGAGCTCTGGAGAAAAGCGGGGAACCAGTCTGGAACCTGGGGCTGAGATGGGGGCGTCACTACCAGCTGGGGGCCAGCTCTGCTTCtctgggcagcaggtggggcagggaggaggatggGGTCCGGGAGGGGATGAGGGACCCCCCTGAGAGGCTGTGCCACAGGGCAATCCGTCTGCTACACGTGTGCATGGCGGTGGAGCCCCTGGCCCGGATCATCCGTGTCATCCTGCAGTCGGTGCCCGACTTGGCCAATATCATGGCCCTCGTCCTCTTCTTCATGTTG GTGTTCTCGGTGTTTGGCGTCACGCTCTTTGGCTCGTTCGTGCCTAAGCATTTCCAGAACATGCAGGTTGCCCTGTACACCCTCTTCATCTGCATCACCCAGGATGGCTGGCTGGACATCTACAGTGACTTCCA GATGGAGAAGAGGGAGTATGCAATGGAGGTTGGGGGCGCCATCTACTTTGCCATCTTCATCACCATGGGTGCCTTCATTGGCATCAACCTGTTCGTCGTCGTGGTGACCACCAATCTGGAGCAAATGATGAAGGCAGGAGAGCAGGGGCAGCAGCGTCAAATAACCTTCAGTGAG CCCGGCGCGGAGGAGGAAGACGAGAGCGCagagctgcagctggtgcactgcgcggTCGCCCGCCAGGAGACGTCTGGTCTCCCCCAGGAGCCGCTGGTGGGGGGCCCGCTGTTCAACCTCTCAGAAAAAACCTGTGACAATTTCTGCCTGGTGCTCGAGGCGATCCAGGAGAACCTGATGCAGTACAAGGAGATCCGCGATGAGCTCAACACgtacggggcggggtggggctgggagcccgCAAGGCAGGACAGGGTGGCGCCTCCCCTCCTTCGGGACCCCCACCAGAGCGGTGAAGTGACTTGTCCAGCCCGCACCCACCCCTCCCGGGCAGGCTGGCGGAGGAGCGGGAATCCAGACCTCGGGGTCCCTCCCACCTACGGGAGGGCCTCAGGTCTGCGCAGGGAAGAGGTGGGAGGGACGCACTGCCGCTGCGCCCCCAGGATCGTGGAGGAGGTGCGCTCCATTCGCTTCaaccaggagcaggaggaggagctgatGCACAGACACTTGTCCCTGAGCCTGTCGTTCGAGACTGGGTCCTCCATGGACATCCGCGAGGTGGCTCACCAGCAAGACTTGGTCACTGCGCTGGTGAACCGCGAACGG GTCCATGAGTCTACCACAAATATGCTCCTGAACAAACAAAAGAGTAGCCGCTGA
- the CATSPER4 gene encoding cation channel sperm-associated protein 4 isoform X6 codes for MTDNQKALWLQWKDTANVKYLNILRPTHDPYIRPEEQVLINRWDIMNKNDAWDMQEFITRMYIKQLLRHPAFQLGLALLLVVNGITIALRTNSTLDQKHYELFSTIDDVVLTILFCEVLLGWFNGFWIFWKDGWNILNFLIVFILLLGFFIEELNANAITYTLRAIRLLHVCMAVEPLARIIRVILQSVPDLANIMALVLFFMLVFSVFGVTLFGSFVPKHFQNMQVALYTLFICITQDGWLDIYSDFQMEKREYAMEVGGAIYFAIFITMGAFIGINLFVVVVTTNLEQMMKAGEQGQQRQITFSEPGAEEEDESAELQLVHCAVARQETSGLPQEPLVGGPLFNLSEKTCDNFCLVLEAIQENLMQYKEIRDELNTIVEEVRSIRFNQEQEEELMHRHLSLSLSFETGSSMDIREVAHQQDLVTALVNRERVRLPLPTQPLLTLPLQPLAHLSTQGLPPRQTPIYLPTPSPSLSTRFRFHPFLLEAPPLQVGSAPPPCKCACSVLFVVASLLWGRGPLDPIRLGSRERRKHTHCWFLSLPPIPDRGGMTWSLVQVPRLGSRAQSRFLSRLGIDL; via the exons ATGACGGATAACCAGAAGGCCCTGTGGCTGCAATGGAAGGACACCGCCAACGTCAAGTATCTGAACATCCTG AGGCCCACGCACGATCCCTACATCCGGCCCGAGGAGCAGGTGCTCATCAACCGCTGGGACATCATGAACAAAAAC gaCGCCTGGGACATGCAGGAGTTCATCACTCGCATGTACATCAAGCAGCTGCTGCGACACCCGGCCttccagctggggctggccctgctgctggTGGTCAACGGCATCACCATTGCTCTGCGCACCAACTCTACCCTTGACCAG AAACACTATGAGTTGTTCTCTACCATAGATGACGTTGTGCTGACCATCCTTTTCTGTGAGGTTCTCCTCGGCTGGTTCAATGGCTTCTGGATTTTTTGGAAG GATGGCTGGAACATTCTCAACTTCCTTATCGTCTTTATCTTGCTCTTGGGGTTCTTCATTGAAGAACTCAATGCCAACGCTATCACCTACACCCTCAG GGCAATCCGTCTGCTACACGTGTGCATGGCGGTGGAGCCCCTGGCCCGGATCATCCGTGTCATCCTGCAGTCGGTGCCCGACTTGGCCAATATCATGGCCCTCGTCCTCTTCTTCATGTTG GTGTTCTCGGTGTTTGGCGTCACGCTCTTTGGCTCGTTCGTGCCTAAGCATTTCCAGAACATGCAGGTTGCCCTGTACACCCTCTTCATCTGCATCACCCAGGATGGCTGGCTGGACATCTACAGTGACTTCCA GATGGAGAAGAGGGAGTATGCAATGGAGGTTGGGGGCGCCATCTACTTTGCCATCTTCATCACCATGGGTGCCTTCATTGGCATCAACCTGTTCGTCGTCGTGGTGACCACCAATCTGGAGCAAATGATGAAGGCAGGAGAGCAGGGGCAGCAGCGTCAAATAACCTTCAGTGAG CCCGGCGCGGAGGAGGAAGACGAGAGCGCagagctgcagctggtgcactgcgcggTCGCCCGCCAGGAGACGTCTGGTCTCCCCCAGGAGCCGCTGGTGGGGGGCCCGCTGTTCAACCTCTCAGAAAAAACCTGTGACAATTTCTGCCTGGTGCTCGAGGCGATCCAGGAGAACCTGATGCAGTACAAGGAGATCCGCGATGAGCTCAACAC GATCGTGGAGGAGGTGCGCTCCATTCGCTTCaaccaggagcaggaggaggagctgatGCACAGACACTTGTCCCTGAGCCTGTCGTTCGAGACTGGGTCCTCCATGGACATCCGCGAGGTGGCTCACCAGCAAGACTTGGTCACTGCGCTGGTGAACCGCGAACGGGTGCGCCTTCCTCTTCCTACCCAACCACTGCTCACCCTGCCGCTCCAGCCTCTGGCCCATTTGTCTACCCAAGGCCTCCCTCCTCGACAAACTCCTATCTACCTGCCCACCCCTTCACCCTCATTGTCCACTAGGTTTAGGTTCCACCCTTTCCTTCtagaggccccgcccctccaggtAGGCTCCGCCCCTCCTCCTTGCAAATGTGCGTGTTCTGTTTTATTCGTAGTCGCTAGCCTTCTGTGGGGGCGAGGACCCCTGGATCCCATCCGTCTAGGCTCTagggagagaagaaagcacaCCCATTGttggtttctttctctgcctcccataCCTGACCGAGGAGGAATGACCTGGAGCCTTGTGCAGGTCCCCAGGCTGGGCTCCCGAGCTCAGAGCCGATTCCTAAGCAGGCTGGGGATAGATCTGTGA
- the CATSPER4 gene encoding cation channel sperm-associated protein 4 isoform X2 produces the protein MTDNQKALWLQWKDTANVKYLNILRPTHDPYIRPEEQVLINRWDIMNKNDAWDMQEFITRMYIKQLLRHPAFQLGLALLLVVNGITIALRTNSTLDQKHYELFSTIDDVVLTILFCEVLLGWFNGFWIFWKDGWNILNFLIVFILLLGFFIEELNANAITYTLRAIRLLHVCMAVEPLARIIRVILQSVPDLANIMALVLFFMLVFSVFGVTLFGSFVPKHFQNMQVALYTLFICITQDGWLDIYSDFQMEKREYAMEVGGAIYFAIFITMGAFIGINLFVVVVTTNLEQMMKAGEQGQQRQITFSEPGAEEEDESAELQLVHCAVARQETSGLPQEPLVGGPLFNLSEKTCDNFCLVLEAIQENLMQYKEIRDELNTYGAGWGWEPARQDRVAPPLLRDPHQSGEVTCPARTHPSRAGWRRSGNPDLGVPPTYGRASGLRREEVGGTHCRCAPRIVEEVRSIRFNQEQEEELMHRHLSLSLSFETGSSMDIREVAHQQDLVTALVNRERVRLPLPTQPLLTLPLQPLAHLSTQGLPPRQTPIYLPTPSPSLSTRFRFHPFLLEAPPLQVGSAPPPCKCACSVLFVVASLLWGRGPLDPIRLGSRERRKHTHCWFLSLPPIPDRGGMTWSLVQVPRLGSRAQSRFLSRLGIDL, from the exons ATGACGGATAACCAGAAGGCCCTGTGGCTGCAATGGAAGGACACCGCCAACGTCAAGTATCTGAACATCCTG AGGCCCACGCACGATCCCTACATCCGGCCCGAGGAGCAGGTGCTCATCAACCGCTGGGACATCATGAACAAAAAC gaCGCCTGGGACATGCAGGAGTTCATCACTCGCATGTACATCAAGCAGCTGCTGCGACACCCGGCCttccagctggggctggccctgctgctggTGGTCAACGGCATCACCATTGCTCTGCGCACCAACTCTACCCTTGACCAG AAACACTATGAGTTGTTCTCTACCATAGATGACGTTGTGCTGACCATCCTTTTCTGTGAGGTTCTCCTCGGCTGGTTCAATGGCTTCTGGATTTTTTGGAAG GATGGCTGGAACATTCTCAACTTCCTTATCGTCTTTATCTTGCTCTTGGGGTTCTTCATTGAAGAACTCAATGCCAACGCTATCACCTACACCCTCAG GGCAATCCGTCTGCTACACGTGTGCATGGCGGTGGAGCCCCTGGCCCGGATCATCCGTGTCATCCTGCAGTCGGTGCCCGACTTGGCCAATATCATGGCCCTCGTCCTCTTCTTCATGTTG GTGTTCTCGGTGTTTGGCGTCACGCTCTTTGGCTCGTTCGTGCCTAAGCATTTCCAGAACATGCAGGTTGCCCTGTACACCCTCTTCATCTGCATCACCCAGGATGGCTGGCTGGACATCTACAGTGACTTCCA GATGGAGAAGAGGGAGTATGCAATGGAGGTTGGGGGCGCCATCTACTTTGCCATCTTCATCACCATGGGTGCCTTCATTGGCATCAACCTGTTCGTCGTCGTGGTGACCACCAATCTGGAGCAAATGATGAAGGCAGGAGAGCAGGGGCAGCAGCGTCAAATAACCTTCAGTGAG CCCGGCGCGGAGGAGGAAGACGAGAGCGCagagctgcagctggtgcactgcgcggTCGCCCGCCAGGAGACGTCTGGTCTCCCCCAGGAGCCGCTGGTGGGGGGCCCGCTGTTCAACCTCTCAGAAAAAACCTGTGACAATTTCTGCCTGGTGCTCGAGGCGATCCAGGAGAACCTGATGCAGTACAAGGAGATCCGCGATGAGCTCAACACgtacggggcggggtggggctgggagcccgCAAGGCAGGACAGGGTGGCGCCTCCCCTCCTTCGGGACCCCCACCAGAGCGGTGAAGTGACTTGTCCAGCCCGCACCCACCCCTCCCGGGCAGGCTGGCGGAGGAGCGGGAATCCAGACCTCGGGGTCCCTCCCACCTACGGGAGGGCCTCAGGTCTGCGCAGGGAAGAGGTGGGAGGGACGCACTGCCGCTGCGCCCCCAGGATCGTGGAGGAGGTGCGCTCCATTCGCTTCaaccaggagcaggaggaggagctgatGCACAGACACTTGTCCCTGAGCCTGTCGTTCGAGACTGGGTCCTCCATGGACATCCGCGAGGTGGCTCACCAGCAAGACTTGGTCACTGCGCTGGTGAACCGCGAACGGGTGCGCCTTCCTCTTCCTACCCAACCACTGCTCACCCTGCCGCTCCAGCCTCTGGCCCATTTGTCTACCCAAGGCCTCCCTCCTCGACAAACTCCTATCTACCTGCCCACCCCTTCACCCTCATTGTCCACTAGGTTTAGGTTCCACCCTTTCCTTCtagaggccccgcccctccaggtAGGCTCCGCCCCTCCTCCTTGCAAATGTGCGTGTTCTGTTTTATTCGTAGTCGCTAGCCTTCTGTGGGGGCGAGGACCCCTGGATCCCATCCGTCTAGGCTCTagggagagaagaaagcacaCCCATTGttggtttctttctctgcctcccataCCTGACCGAGGAGGAATGACCTGGAGCCTTGTGCAGGTCCCCAGGCTGGGCTCCCGAGCTCAGAGCCGATTCCTAAGCAGGCTGGGGATAGATCTGTGA
- the CATSPER4 gene encoding cation channel sperm-associated protein 4 isoform X4: protein MQEFITRMYIKQLLRHPAFQLGLALLLVVNGITIALRTNSTLDQKHYELFSTIDDVVLTILFCEVLLGWFNGFWIFWKNSMPTLSPTPSGELGALEKSGEPVWNLGLRWGRHYQLGASSASLGSRWGREEDGVREGMRDPPERLCHRAIRLLHVCMAVEPLARIIRVILQSVPDLANIMALVLFFMLVFSVFGVTLFGSFVPKHFQNMQVALYTLFICITQDGWLDIYSDFQMEKREYAMEVGGAIYFAIFITMGAFIGINLFVVVVTTNLEQMMKAGEQGQQRQITFSEPGAEEEDESAELQLVHCAVARQETSGLPQEPLVGGPLFNLSEKTCDNFCLVLEAIQENLMQYKEIRDELNTYGAGWGWEPARQDRVAPPLLRDPHQSGEVTCPARTHPSRAGWRRSGNPDLGVPPTYGRASGLRREEVGGTHCRCAPRIVEEVRSIRFNQEQEEELMHRHLSLSLSFETGSSMDIREVAHQQDLVTALVNRERVRLPLPTQPLLTLPLQPLAHLSTQGLPPRQTPIYLPTPSPSLSTRFRFHPFLLEAPPLQVGSAPPPCKCACSVLFVVASLLWGRGPLDPIRLGSRERRKHTHCWFLSLPPIPDRGGMTWSLVQVPRLGSRAQSRFLSRLGIDL from the exons ATGCAGGAGTTCATCACTCGCATGTACATCAAGCAGCTGCTGCGACACCCGGCCttccagctggggctggccctgctgctggTGGTCAACGGCATCACCATTGCTCTGCGCACCAACTCTACCCTTGACCAG AAACACTATGAGTTGTTCTCTACCATAGATGACGTTGTGCTGACCATCCTTTTCTGTGAGGTTCTCCTCGGCTGGTTCAATGGCTTCTGGATTTTTTGGAAG AACTCAATGCCAACGCTATCACCTACACCCTCAGGTGAGCTGGGAGCTCTGGAGAAAAGCGGGGAACCAGTCTGGAACCTGGGGCTGAGATGGGGGCGTCACTACCAGCTGGGGGCCAGCTCTGCTTCtctgggcagcaggtggggcagggaggaggatggGGTCCGGGAGGGGATGAGGGACCCCCCTGAGAGGCTGTGCCACAGGGCAATCCGTCTGCTACACGTGTGCATGGCGGTGGAGCCCCTGGCCCGGATCATCCGTGTCATCCTGCAGTCGGTGCCCGACTTGGCCAATATCATGGCCCTCGTCCTCTTCTTCATGTTG GTGTTCTCGGTGTTTGGCGTCACGCTCTTTGGCTCGTTCGTGCCTAAGCATTTCCAGAACATGCAGGTTGCCCTGTACACCCTCTTCATCTGCATCACCCAGGATGGCTGGCTGGACATCTACAGTGACTTCCA GATGGAGAAGAGGGAGTATGCAATGGAGGTTGGGGGCGCCATCTACTTTGCCATCTTCATCACCATGGGTGCCTTCATTGGCATCAACCTGTTCGTCGTCGTGGTGACCACCAATCTGGAGCAAATGATGAAGGCAGGAGAGCAGGGGCAGCAGCGTCAAATAACCTTCAGTGAG CCCGGCGCGGAGGAGGAAGACGAGAGCGCagagctgcagctggtgcactgcgcggTCGCCCGCCAGGAGACGTCTGGTCTCCCCCAGGAGCCGCTGGTGGGGGGCCCGCTGTTCAACCTCTCAGAAAAAACCTGTGACAATTTCTGCCTGGTGCTCGAGGCGATCCAGGAGAACCTGATGCAGTACAAGGAGATCCGCGATGAGCTCAACACgtacggggcggggtggggctgggagcccgCAAGGCAGGACAGGGTGGCGCCTCCCCTCCTTCGGGACCCCCACCAGAGCGGTGAAGTGACTTGTCCAGCCCGCACCCACCCCTCCCGGGCAGGCTGGCGGAGGAGCGGGAATCCAGACCTCGGGGTCCCTCCCACCTACGGGAGGGCCTCAGGTCTGCGCAGGGAAGAGGTGGGAGGGACGCACTGCCGCTGCGCCCCCAGGATCGTGGAGGAGGTGCGCTCCATTCGCTTCaaccaggagcaggaggaggagctgatGCACAGACACTTGTCCCTGAGCCTGTCGTTCGAGACTGGGTCCTCCATGGACATCCGCGAGGTGGCTCACCAGCAAGACTTGGTCACTGCGCTGGTGAACCGCGAACGGGTGCGCCTTCCTCTTCCTACCCAACCACTGCTCACCCTGCCGCTCCAGCCTCTGGCCCATTTGTCTACCCAAGGCCTCCCTCCTCGACAAACTCCTATCTACCTGCCCACCCCTTCACCCTCATTGTCCACTAGGTTTAGGTTCCACCCTTTCCTTCtagaggccccgcccctccaggtAGGCTCCGCCCCTCCTCCTTGCAAATGTGCGTGTTCTGTTTTATTCGTAGTCGCTAGCCTTCTGTGGGGGCGAGGACCCCTGGATCCCATCCGTCTAGGCTCTagggagagaagaaagcacaCCCATTGttggtttctttctctgcctcccataCCTGACCGAGGAGGAATGACCTGGAGCCTTGTGCAGGTCCCCAGGCTGGGCTCCCGAGCTCAGAGCCGATTCCTAAGCAGGCTGGGGATAGATCTGTGA